A window of the Dictyoglomus sp. genome harbors these coding sequences:
- a CDS encoding PilN domain-containing protein has product MLSFHWVGGKIRVLESTWEKKTLKIKNSFVIKIEEELWRRGEIDKIIPILKEHMEKNNIKEKNLHVTLETKEFCPRIMEFPKMPLKELRENIIDELEELISFREETTELSFSIIYQDKEKIKLLVLTYPKNILSQWKDISQELNLRLKYMEFSSLSSLRGLAYENYDFSKNLCVLYVGHDISDIYIFNKGKIWGIYNMSIGSSDFSFYENLTINTSFLSYIDEIRTYLSTFPFDLNEIVIIGEDESSIPLLDQIQEVFSDLPISLNKNIWLTSIGVSIDVHKYLLIPSLNLIGREKFIIKFEREEILKSLLAGILALIIIFSGNLYINLQINEIKRERSILEQTLIQRRGEVEELRKVVEERISVNEGLKSWIENLNYNKILSPSYFLKDLSRIIPTNVWLSDLEVSEDNKISFLGYSLDSEGVADFLISLSYSNIFKDVSLQNSNLVDIGNKSVQNFKILAVIK; this is encoded by the coding sequence ATGCTTAGTTTTCATTGGGTTGGTGGAAAAATAAGGGTTTTGGAAAGTACTTGGGAAAAGAAAACTTTAAAAATTAAAAATTCCTTTGTAATAAAGATAGAAGAGGAGTTATGGAGAAGGGGAGAGATAGATAAAATCATACCTATTTTAAAGGAACATATGGAAAAGAATAACATTAAAGAAAAAAATTTACATGTTACCTTGGAAACAAAGGAATTTTGTCCCAGAATAATGGAATTTCCTAAGATGCCCTTAAAAGAGCTGAGGGAAAATATAATAGATGAGCTAGAGGAACTTATCTCATTTAGAGAAGAAACAACAGAATTAAGTTTTTCTATTATTTATCAAGATAAGGAAAAGATCAAACTATTAGTATTAACATATCCCAAAAATATTTTAAGTCAATGGAAGGATATTTCTCAAGAATTAAACCTTAGATTAAAATATATGGAATTTTCATCCCTTTCATCCCTTAGAGGCTTAGCTTATGAAAATTATGACTTTTCAAAGAATCTTTGCGTTTTATATGTAGGACATGATATCTCTGATATTTACATTTTTAATAAAGGTAAGATTTGGGGAATATATAACATGAGCATTGGATCATCAGATTTTTCTTTTTATGAAAATCTTACTATAAATACTAGTTTTCTCTCTTATATTGATGAGATAAGAACTTATCTTTCTACTTTTCCCTTTGATTTGAATGAAATTGTAATAATAGGTGAGGATGAAAGTTCCATTCCTTTATTAGATCAGATTCAGGAGGTTTTTTCAGACCTTCCCATAAGTTTAAACAAGAATATATGGCTTACAAGTATTGGAGTTTCTATTGATGTTCATAAATATTTATTAATTCCCTCTTTAAATCTTATTGGAAGGGAAAAATTTATCATTAAATTTGAGAGAGAAGAGATTTTAAAATCTCTTCTTGCGGGAATTTTAGCTCTTATAATTATTTTTTCTGGAAATTTATATATAAATCTACAGATAAATGAAATAAAAAGAGAAAGATCTATCTTAGAGCAGACTCTAATTCAGAGAAGAGGAGAAGTAGAAGAGCTAAGAAAAGTTGTGGAAGAGAGAATCTCCGTAAATGAGGGGCTAAAAAGTTGGATAGAAAATTTAAATTATAACAAAATTTTATCACCCTCTTATTTTCTAAAAGATTTATCAAGAATTATTCCTACAAATGTTTGGTTATCGGATTTGGAAGTCTCGGAAGATAATAAAATATCATTTCTTGGTTATAGTCTCGATAGTGAAGGAGTTGCAGACTTTTTAATTTCCCTTTCCTATTCAAATATTTTTAAAGATGTAAGCCTACAGAATTCAAATCTAGTAGATATTGGGAATAAAAGTGTCCAAAATTTTAAAATTTTGGCGGTGATAAAGTGA
- a CDS encoding prepilin-type N-terminal cleavage/methylation domain-containing protein, whose protein sequence is MKNKGLSLVELLISMTILSIVLVVIIQIWLSIQRDVLINRIDSELERGVSLAISNLNSDILKASVIYTPGFTIYLQDNSGSNYGFGTFTSFITGSQALVLAIPIRSNIYRFNIYITRQRTGSLYDSANPNARFLLKYSIDLSWTPTYSSGNITNLRNSFTFTSTQKPILLTDYIDSDGFIVKYLYLDLIPGHSNVYSYFELTPANYTSGRKVQLVDISIKAKRRIGNTQRERTATITLSPATF, encoded by the coding sequence ATGAAAAATAAAGGACTTTCATTAGTTGAGTTACTAATATCAATGACCATATTATCAATAGTTTTGGTAGTGATAATTCAAATTTGGCTAAGTATTCAAAGGGATGTTTTAATTAATAGAATTGACAGTGAGCTAGAAAGGGGAGTATCTCTAGCAATTTCTAACTTAAATTCTGATATATTAAAGGCATCAGTAATCTATACACCAGGATTTACTATTTATTTACAAGACAACTCAGGAAGTAACTATGGATTTGGAACCTTTACATCTTTTATTACGGGAAGTCAAGCCTTAGTCTTAGCTATTCCTATAAGAAGTAATATTTATAGATTTAATATTTACATAACAAGACAGAGAACAGGATCCTTATATGATTCAGCAAATCCTAACGCGAGATTCTTATTAAAATATTCCATTGATCTTTCTTGGACTCCCACTTATTCCTCAGGAAATATTACAAATCTAAGAAATAGTTTTACCTTTACATCAACCCAAAAACCTATTCTCTTAACTGATTACATAGATAGTGATGGGTTCATAGTGAAATATTTATATCTTGATCTTATTCCAGGACATAGTAATGTTTATTCCTATTTTGAATTAACCCCTGCCAATTATACTTCTGGAAGAAAGGTGCAATTAGTAGATATTAGTATAAAAGCGAAGAGAAGAATTGGAAACACTCAAAGGGAACGAACTGCAACAATTACATTATCTCCTGCTACATTCTGA
- a CDS encoding DUF4900 domain-containing protein → MKTKPSNKKEKGDLSLITAITFGFLITSLVFLLLTSTINENFFVRRDQARDQVLNATQAGIKNVLSIAHWKIQEEIPRRRISDITQDFLRNLLSPSNLSQDISEIYNQTQFPDPTTSYTILSYTFSLLDYSTDVSGITTRVFYTYVYTITSRGYKVNYNPRLSLTITTRGRIEGSVFVENFARFALFTNNHTLPDGSTVWFTSRTIFRGPVHSNTEFAFAYTPTFTDQVSSSASTALFYTATSYIRLNADSNPPYATPIFQRGFIRNAPQINLPPSTDTQLSASLGGTYTGTFPNENQRNQYIRQMLGLPVNNDPPPNGIYTQTILNGGGIYIQGNVDINFGLDSQNRAVYTITQGNTTYVFTIDETQNKTFVRVGTNTIEINRIPNGVIYVNGQVNSVSGTIQRNQRITLCARNNITITNHIRYQDNPLTNPNAVNILGILSESGNILIDPVSNHTDADPSDPDLDFEIDATLMAPQGVVQVANYNTRSPQGDVILTGGIISNFYGAFGTFGSGGTPRTGYGREFWYDYRMRDGYAPPFFPTTGRTLLREGRIEDPRWIKIENWEEKWE, encoded by the coding sequence ATGAAAACAAAACCCTCAAATAAAAAAGAAAAAGGGGATTTATCTCTTATCACAGCAATAACCTTTGGTTTTCTTATAACTTCTCTTGTTTTTCTTCTTCTAACCTCTACAATTAATGAAAACTTTTTTGTAAGAAGAGATCAGGCAAGAGATCAGGTACTAAATGCTACTCAGGCAGGAATAAAAAATGTTTTATCTATTGCTCACTGGAAAATACAGGAAGAAATACCACGAAGAAGAATTTCTGACATTACTCAAGATTTTTTAAGGAATCTTCTTTCTCCAAGTAATTTATCTCAAGATATTTCTGAAATTTACAATCAGACTCAATTTCCTGATCCCACAACTTCGTATACAATCTTAAGTTATACCTTTTCTCTTTTAGATTATTCCACTGATGTTTCAGGAATAACAACAAGAGTATTTTATACTTATGTATATACAATAACTTCAAGGGGATATAAGGTAAATTATAATCCAAGATTAAGTTTAACCATAACTACAAGAGGAAGGATAGAGGGATCAGTATTTGTGGAAAATTTTGCTCGTTTTGCCTTATTCACTAATAATCATACTTTGCCTGACGGAAGCACGGTATGGTTTACGTCAAGGACTATTTTCCGTGGTCCTGTACATTCTAATACTGAATTTGCCTTTGCCTATACACCTACCTTTACAGATCAGGTCTCCTCTTCTGCAAGTACTGCTCTTTTCTATACTGCTACTTCCTATATACGACTGAATGCAGATAGTAATCCTCCCTACGCTACTCCTATATTCCAGAGAGGATTTATAAGAAATGCTCCCCAAATTAATCTTCCTCCAAGTACCGATACCCAACTTTCTGCATCTCTGGGAGGAACCTATACAGGGACTTTTCCCAATGAAAATCAAAGGAACCAATATATAAGACAAATGTTAGGATTACCTGTAAATAACGATCCTCCACCAAATGGAATATATACTCAAACCATATTAAATGGTGGAGGAATATATATCCAGGGAAACGTAGATATTAATTTTGGTTTAGATTCTCAAAATAGAGCAGTATATACTATTACTCAAGGAAATACTACTTATGTTTTTACTATTGATGAGACTCAAAATAAAACCTTTGTAAGAGTAGGAACAAATACTATCGAAATAAATAGAATTCCCAATGGAGTTATATATGTTAATGGACAAGTAAATAGTGTAAGCGGAACAATCCAAAGGAATCAAAGAATAACATTATGTGCCCGCAATAACATTACAATTACTAATCACATAAGATATCAAGATAATCCTTTAACTAATCCTAATGCAGTAAATATTTTAGGAATCCTTTCGGAAAGTGGAAACATATTAATAGATCCTGTCTCTAATCATACCGATGCGGACCCCTCTGATCCTGATTTAGATTTTGAAATTGATGCCACATTAATGGCTCCCCAAGGTGTAGTTCAAGTAGCAAACTATAATACTCGATCCCCTCAAGGAGATGTTATTCTTACAGGAGGAATAATCTCAAACTTCTATGGAGCTTTTGGAACTTTTGGATCGGGAGGAACTCCAAGAACTGGATATGGAAGAGAATTTTGGTATGACTATCGAATGAGAGATGGATATGCTCCACCCTTCTTCCCAACAACAGGAAGAACTCTACTTCGAGAAGGAAGAATTGAGGATCCAAGATGGATAAAAATAGAAAATTGGGAGGAAAAGTGGGAATAA
- a CDS encoding ABC transporter ATP-binding protein, giving the protein MEDILILEDVVKIYKMDGVETVALRGVSLKVRKGDFIAIMGPSGSGKSTMMHIMGCLDRPTSGKIYFEGRDVSELSDNELAEIRNKKIGFVFQSFYLLPRYTAIQNVELPLIYQGVSPKERKEKARIILEKMGLSDRINHRPTQLSGGEQQRVAIARALIINPVILLADEPTGNLDSKSSHEIMNLISKLHKEEKITIILVTHERDIAEYAEKIVRMHDGRIVDIEDNKREISHV; this is encoded by the coding sequence ATGGAAGATATATTGATTCTTGAAGATGTAGTGAAAATTTACAAAATGGATGGAGTGGAAACTGTTGCTTTAAGAGGAGTATCTTTAAAGGTTAGAAAAGGAGATTTTATCGCAATAATGGGACCATCAGGATCTGGAAAATCAACAATGATGCATATCATGGGATGCCTTGATAGACCTACATCGGGAAAAATATATTTTGAAGGGAGGGATGTTTCAGAACTTTCTGATAATGAACTGGCTGAGATAAGAAATAAGAAAATAGGATTTGTTTTCCAAAGCTTTTATCTTCTTCCAAGATATACAGCAATTCAAAATGTAGAACTTCCTTTAATATATCAAGGTGTTTCTCCAAAGGAAAGAAAAGAAAAAGCAAGAATAATCTTAGAGAAAATGGGGTTGTCTGATAGAATAAATCACAGACCTACTCAGCTTTCAGGTGGAGAACAGCAGAGAGTTGCTATAGCAAGGGCTCTTATTATAAATCCTGTTATTCTTCTTGCGGATGAACCTACAGGTAATTTGGATAGTAAGTCAAGTCATGAAATAATGAATCTTATTAGCAAACTTCACAAAGAGGAAAAAATAACTATTATTTTAGTAACCCATGAGAGAGATATTGCGGAATATGCTGAAAAGATTGTTCGTATGCATGATGGAAGAATAGTTGATATAGAAGATAATAAAAGGGAGATCAGTCATGTATAG
- a CDS encoding TolC family protein: MRFNNTKLQVIQSVRNAYFSVLEARAQLKLFQKQVELAKEQLEAAKIKFQLGNTTSLDVQQAEINYLSTQNNLKSGMNSLNILWSQFCETLGIFPMENLKLQELPILTLNLKLDDLLAIANVEFYELQVKLYDNEYTPKFQLINVKNSLESAKIIFTQSLNNAKITISQRLDQLNLSLENLEIEKRNLELAKENYRIANIRFFIRIYNKA, translated from the coding sequence TTGAGGTTTAATAATACGAAACTTCAGGTAATCCAGAGTGTAAGAAATGCCTATTTTTCTGTTCTTGAGGCGAGAGCTCAATTGAAGCTTTTTCAAAAACAGGTAGAGCTTGCAAAGGAACAATTAGAAGCAGCAAAAATTAAATTTCAATTGGGAAATACCACATCTTTAGATGTTCAACAAGCGGAGATTAACTATCTCTCCACTCAGAATAACTTAAAATCAGGTATGAACAGTTTAAATATTTTGTGGAGTCAATTTTGTGAGACCTTAGGAATTTTTCCTATGGAAAATTTGAAATTACAAGAATTACCAATATTAACTCTTAATTTAAAATTGGATGACTTATTAGCTATAGCTAATGTAGAGTTTTACGAGCTTCAAGTAAAACTTTATGATAATGAATATACTCCAAAATTTCAGTTAATAAATGTAAAAAATTCCCTTGAAAGTGCAAAAATTATCTTTACCCAATCTCTAAATAATGCAAAAATAACTATATCTCAAAGATTAGACCAACTAAACCTTAGTTTAGAAAACCTTGAAATTGAGAAGAGAAATTTAGAACTTGCAAAGGAAAATTATAGAATTGCAAATATAAGATTTTTCATCAGGAT